A genome region from Streptomyces antimycoticus includes the following:
- the priA gene encoding bifunctional 1-(5-phosphoribosyl)-5-((5-phosphoribosylamino)methylideneamino)imidazole-4-carboxamide isomerase/phosphoribosylanthranilate isomerase PriA — protein sequence MRSNRLELLPAVDVRDGQAVRLVHGESGSETSYGDPMEAALAWQRAGAEWLHLVDLDAAFGTGDNREQIAEVARAMNLRVELSGGIRDDASLSAALATGCARVNLGTAALESPEWVAKVIAEHGDLIAVGLDVRGTTLRGRGWTRDGGDLYETLARLDSEGCARYVVTDIAKDGTLQGPNLELLRNVCAATEKPVIASGGVSSLDDLRALATLVPEGVEGAIVGKALYAKAFTLEEALEAVSV from the coding sequence ATGCGCTCGAACCGCCTCGAACTCCTCCCCGCCGTCGATGTCCGCGACGGCCAGGCCGTCCGCCTCGTCCACGGCGAGTCCGGCTCCGAGACGTCGTACGGCGACCCGATGGAGGCCGCCCTGGCCTGGCAGCGGGCGGGCGCCGAATGGCTGCATCTGGTGGACCTCGACGCCGCCTTCGGCACCGGGGACAACCGCGAGCAGATCGCCGAGGTGGCCCGCGCCATGAACCTCAGGGTCGAGCTGTCCGGCGGCATCCGTGACGACGCCTCGCTGTCCGCCGCCCTGGCCACCGGCTGCGCCCGGGTGAACCTCGGCACGGCCGCCCTGGAGTCCCCGGAGTGGGTCGCCAAGGTCATCGCCGAGCACGGCGACCTCATCGCGGTGGGCCTCGATGTGCGCGGCACCACGCTGCGCGGCCGCGGCTGGACCCGGGACGGCGGCGATCTGTACGAGACGCTGGCCCGTCTGGACTCCGAGGGCTGCGCCCGCTACGTCGTCACCGACATCGCCAAGGACGGCACCCTCCAGGGCCCCAACCTGGAGCTGCTGCGCAATGTCTGCGCCGCGACCGAAAAGCCCGTCATCGCCTCCGGCGGCGTTTCCTCGCTTGACGACCTGCGTGCCCTTGCGACTCTGGTACCGGAAGGTGTCGAGGGCGCCATCGTGGGCAAGGCACTCTACGCCAAGGCGTTCACCTTGGAAGAGGCGTTGGAGGCGGTATCCGTATGA
- the hisH gene encoding imidazole glycerol phosphate synthase subunit HisH: protein MELSDLTHSTTTKNVVVFDYGFGNVRSAERALAHVGARVEITRDYDKAMAADGLLVPGVGAFAACMNGLRDARGDWIVGRRLSGGRPVMGICVGMQILFGRGIEHGVEAEGLDEWPGTVEPLRAPVVPHMGWNTVKAPEDSQLFAGLDEDERYYFVHSYAVRTWELEVTNPHMPSPKVGWATHGEPFVAAVENGPLWATQFHPEKSGDAGARLLRNWLDTL, encoded by the coding sequence ATGGAATTGAGCGACCTGACGCACAGCACGACCACGAAGAACGTCGTCGTCTTCGACTACGGATTCGGCAACGTACGCTCCGCCGAGCGGGCCCTCGCCCATGTCGGCGCGCGGGTCGAGATCACCCGCGACTACGACAAGGCCATGGCCGCCGACGGCCTCCTCGTCCCCGGTGTCGGCGCCTTCGCCGCCTGCATGAACGGGCTGCGCGATGCGCGCGGCGACTGGATCGTGGGGCGCCGGCTGTCCGGCGGCCGCCCGGTCATGGGCATCTGCGTCGGCATGCAGATCCTCTTCGGGCGCGGTATCGAGCACGGAGTCGAGGCCGAGGGCCTGGACGAATGGCCCGGCACGGTCGAGCCGCTGCGCGCCCCCGTCGTCCCCCACATGGGCTGGAACACGGTCAAGGCGCCCGAGGACTCACAGCTCTTCGCGGGCCTGGACGAGGACGAGCGGTACTACTTCGTCCACTCCTACGCGGTCCGCACCTGGGAGCTCGAGGTCACCAACCCGCATATGCCCTCCCCCAAGGTCGGCTGGGCCACCCATGGCGAGCCGTTCGTCGCCGCCGTGGAGAACGGCCCGCTGTGGGCCACCCAGTTCCACCCCGAGAAGTCGGGCGACGCCGGAGCGCGGCTGCTCCGCAACTGGCTCGACACGCTCTGA
- the hisB gene encoding imidazoleglycerol-phosphate dehydratase HisB, with product MTRVGRVERTTKETSVVVEIDLDGKGDVAVSTGVGFYDHMLDQLGRHGLFDLTVKTEGDLHIDTHHTIEDTALALGAAFKQALGDKVGIYRFGNCTVPLDESLAQVTVDLSGRPYLVHTEPENIAPMIGTYDTTMTRHILESFVAQAQIALHVHVPYGRNAHHIVECQFKALARALRYASERDPRAAGILPSTKGAL from the coding sequence ATGACCCGCGTGGGACGTGTGGAGCGCACGACCAAGGAGACCTCGGTCGTCGTCGAGATCGATCTCGACGGTAAGGGCGATGTGGCGGTATCAACAGGTGTCGGCTTCTACGACCACATGCTCGACCAGCTCGGCCGCCACGGCCTCTTCGACCTCACGGTCAAGACCGAGGGCGACCTGCACATCGACACCCACCACACCATCGAGGACACCGCCCTCGCGCTCGGCGCCGCCTTCAAGCAGGCGCTCGGCGACAAGGTGGGCATCTACCGGTTCGGCAACTGCACGGTGCCGCTCGACGAGTCGCTGGCCCAGGTGACGGTCGACCTCTCCGGCCGCCCGTACCTGGTGCACACCGAGCCGGAGAACATCGCGCCGATGATCGGCACCTATGACACCACGATGACCCGGCACATCCTGGAGTCCTTCGTGGCCCAGGCGCAGATCGCCCTGCATGTCCACGTCCCCTACGGGCGCAACGCGCACCACATCGTGGAGTGCCAGTTCAAGGCCCTGGCGCGGGCCCTGCGCTACGCCAGCGAGCGCGACCCCCGCGCCGCCGGGATCCTACCCTCCACGAAGGGGGCCCTGTGA
- a CDS encoding histidinol-phosphate transaminase, protein MTGIDDLPIREELRGKSPYGAPQLEVPVRLNTNENPYPLPEPLIARIAERVTEAARNLNRYPDRDAVELRTELARYLSRTAGLEVGVAQVWAANGSNEVLQQLLQTFGGPGRTAIGFEPSYSMHALISRGTGTGWISGPRNADFTIDADAARKAIAEHRPDVVFITSPNNPTGTAVAAETVLALYEAAQAARADAAGALVVVDEAYGEFSHRPSLLPLIEGRPRLVLSRTMSKAFGAAGLRLGYLAADPAVVDAVQLVRLPYHLSAVTQATALAALEHTDTLLGYVEALKAERDRLVSELRTLGCEVTDSDANFVQFGRFEDAHAAWQGLLDRGVLVRDNGVPGRLRVTAGTPAENDAFLDAVRELMKEKSA, encoded by the coding sequence GTGACCGGCATTGACGATCTCCCGATCCGGGAAGAGCTCCGTGGCAAATCCCCGTACGGCGCCCCGCAGCTCGAGGTGCCCGTACGGCTGAACACCAACGAGAACCCCTATCCGCTGCCCGAGCCGCTGATCGCCCGCATCGCCGAGCGGGTCACCGAGGCGGCCCGGAACCTCAACCGCTACCCGGACCGTGACGCGGTCGAGCTCCGCACCGAGCTGGCCCGCTATCTCAGCCGTACGGCCGGTCTGGAGGTCGGCGTCGCGCAGGTCTGGGCGGCCAACGGGTCCAATGAGGTGCTGCAGCAGCTGCTGCAGACCTTCGGCGGGCCGGGGCGCACCGCGATCGGCTTCGAGCCCTCGTACTCGATGCACGCGCTGATCTCCCGCGGCACCGGCACCGGCTGGATTTCCGGTCCGCGGAACGCCGATTTCACCATCGATGCCGATGCCGCCCGTAAGGCCATCGCCGAGCACCGCCCCGATGTCGTCTTCATCACCTCGCCGAACAATCCGACGGGCACCGCCGTCGCGGCCGAGACGGTGCTGGCGCTCTACGAGGCGGCGCAGGCCGCCAGGGCGGATGCCGCCGGGGCGCTGGTCGTCGTGGACGAGGCGTACGGGGAGTTCAGCCACCGCCCCTCGCTGCTGCCGCTGATCGAGGGGCGGCCGCGGCTGGTGCTCTCGCGCACCATGTCCAAGGCGTTCGGCGCGGCCGGGCTGCGGCTCGGCTATCTCGCCGCCGATCCGGCGGTCGTCGACGCCGTCCAACTGGTCCGCCTGCCGTACCACCTGTCCGCCGTCACCCAGGCCACCGCGCTGGCCGCCCTGGAGCACACCGATACGCTGCTGGGGTACGTCGAGGCGCTGAAGGCCGAGCGCGACCGGCTGGTGAGCGAGCTGCGCACCCTCGGCTGCGAGGTGACCGACTCCGACGCCAACTTCGTCCAGTTCGGCCGCTTCGAGGACGCCCATGCGGCGTGGCAGGGCCTGCTGGACCGGGGCGTCCTGGTCCGTGACAACGGCGTACCGGGCCGGCTGCGGGTCACCGCGGGCACACCGGCCGAGAACGACGCGTTCCTCGACGCGGTACGCGAGCTGATGAAGGAGAAGAGCGCATGA